The nucleotide sequence ttttgctcccataTTGGCCGTTCCCCTCTACGCTCCCAGTCAGACGCAGGAGTTTGATCAGAAATGACAATCCCACAGCTACAGCTCGACCTGATAAGTCCTACCAACCATTTTCTCGTTGGTTAGAAATTAATGCATCTCTTTAACGTGCTGGGCCTTGTGCGATTCGGGATCGAGCAGATAACAGCACTAGGCCGTAAACATCAGTGTGCTCCACCCAGTGTCCAGCAGGGACCCCCCCGTTATGCACCCACCCTCACCCTGTGGTCTGTACTTCAGCCCTCACTGGATTTAAAAGTCAGAAAACTTGTTTTCTGAAGTGGGGGAAAGGGGGGTAAAGGTGAGAAGGGGTTAAGGGGGTAGGGGGAAGGGGTGTGAAAGGAGGTGAAGGGGGATgtgtaggtgggtgggagaattCTGAGGGGGTTCTGTTGAGAACATGATGGGGAATGAAATGGGTTTAATGTGCATAGGATTTGTGAGAGGGTTGTGGATGTATCTAAGGTTTAACAATGGATGTGTTGAAAGAAGAAAACCAGAGAATGGTAGAGAATACATAGGATGGGCCAAGTGTCCTCATTCCACTCCTATAGGGCTTGTACTGActtgctgggctgaagggcctgtttgcacGCCCAGCACACAATCTCTTCCCTGGGAGCGGCCTCCCCCCGCCTCCAGTCCTCCTGCAGGATCAATGATGCAAGGAGGGAGGCCCCGCCGCTGGGAACCGTCTTTTCACACCATGAAGGCCCCAAAGAAGGTCCTCTGTTCCTGCCGCTGCACCATGTCTGGTTGGTTGACGGCTACGAACAGCCTGTCCGTGTGGCGGAGGAAGAAGAGGCCGCCCTGGCTGATGGTGGCGTGCCAGTCCCCATGGCCGCCGCAGGCAGACTTGGTGGCGGTGAGCAGTGGGATGGGCTCCGGGTACGTGTCACTCCACCTGTAGATGTTGTGGACCAGCACGGTGCCCCCTCCGTCACCTGCCCCCCGAGTGCCCCTCTCCTCACACACCAGATAGAAGGCCACCTGCGAGTAGACGTAGTAGAGCCCCTGGCGGGGGATGTGTAGCTGGCCGTTAGCGTAGACCATGTTCGTGTATGCCGTCCCCTTGCTGAAGTCCCAGCGCAGAGCCTGCAGGCCAGGCGTGTCCTCCTCACTCGGGTCCCCTACGCCTGAACAACCTGTAATGAGAGCCGGTGGTGAGTTCCGACTCTGGGGTCAAGGAGACTGTGAGCTGCGACAGGGGCTTGTTCTCCCAGAAGCATGGGAGGCTGAGGATTAACGATCGTAcgcacaagagatgctggaaatccagagcatcacacacaaaatgctggaggaactcagcaggtcaggattcTCATCACCTtgtgcctcttctcattgctaacatcagggaggaggtacaggagcctgaagacacacactcagcatttcagcaacaacttcttcccctctgccatcagagttctgaatggacacggaacacttcctcagtatttctttctatgtagctagggtgcctaaaactttaCACAGCACCGTATTCGTCAACGTGGAATGGAGAGCGACTTCGTAAATCTGGCGGCAGCAGAGGATATTGGGAATGATTAGGGTGGAGTgtcgcaggaggggtgtgggacaagtggcagagaaggagcacCAGGGGTGGGTGCAGACTCtcccagccctgagataccaggcaaagtcatttgattacagacaattggcttattgatcatgagagaatgtttctctggtgcttctccctctctccctccttttcccaactctctccctgtccccttcccactctgtccacaacAGAGAACCATATCAGAATTCAGTTTATCAttctggtgaggccaaatttggagtactgtgtacagttctggtcaccaaattataggaaagatgtcaagaaaatagagagtgtacagaggagatttactagaatattacctgggtttcagcacctaacacagagaaaggttgaacaagttaggtctttattctttttgagcgtagaaggttgaggggagacttgatagaggaatttaaaattatgagggggatagatagagttgacatggttagggtttttccattgagagtaggggagattcaaacaagaggacatgatttgagaattagtgggtaacacaagggggaatttctttactcagagagtggtagctgtgtggaacgagcttccagtagaagtggtagaggcaggttcgattctgtcatttaaaaaaaaaattggataggtatatggacaggaaacgaatggaggattatgggctgagtgcaggtcggtgggactaggtgagagtaagctttcagcacagacaagaagggccaaggtggcctgttttcatgctgcaattgttatgtggttatatcatcactcacatatgccattggcaccctagctgtatacatgtgcataaataagacttttgcacagtactgtacggtatatgagggatgattgataagttcatggcttaaggcagaaggagtcaacattagaaaacctagctcatttatttttcaacatagtcccctcctacacgtacacacttagtccagcagtcgtggagcatacggatcccttctttgtagaaatctgcaccctggacctccagaagtggtccacagcgaggggtgattgataaaatcGTGGCCTAAGGAAGGAGGAGGTACAGCTCTCGTTGCATGTGCAGTTGAACTCTGAGTGacgatgcagaaagtttgaagttaacaactcatctccttctaccttgggccatgaatttatcaatcacctctgGTGTATATACActtataatttacagtttttattactatgtactgctgccacgaaaccACACATTTTAAACaacacatatgccagtgatattaaatctgattctgatcatggaagaaagggaaggaggagggacaacaGACAGAGGTGATAGTCTGGTGATCAACTATATCCGTCATATACATTCACATGTATTAGAAATACACTGTGGAGTGTTAGTCAGGGAGTGATATGCAACAACAAAAAAACAATAAAGTATTTTATAcagtaaagttagaggttaaagaacAGATACAGAGTAAACTGAGCACAAAGGGAAACAGCTTTACAAAGAGTGATTTTAAGTGCTACAGTGCAGTAACTGGGACAGAGCACAGATAAAGGAGGTTGAggggggctaactagaatggttgatcagattaactgcttgggggaagaaacttttacagagttgcttggttttaaaagcctgCAGCGCTCTCCAGATGGgctttttggaaaaggcagtttgcagggtgggaagagggaagGATCATGAGagatgcagactcaatgggcagcaAGCATCTTTCCACACAGGgtcgaaatgtctaatactagaggtcGTGCATTTAACGTGAGAGGGGGATAGAAAGTTCAATGGGTATGTGTGGGATaagctgagtgtgtgtgtgtcttttttcTTACAGAGTGGTGTGCGCCCGTGATGGGCTGCAGGAACTTGCCTGGAGAGCAAGGGGACGTAGCCACAAAATCTAGCCAActttgtccaaactctccttcCAGCACAtacgctctaatccaggcagcatccaagtgGCCTCCCGTTGCGCCGAAGACCTCGGCATCCTTTCTGCAATgcgctgaccagaactgaatgcgaTTCTCTAGATGCGGCGTAACGTGAGCCGTAACCCTCCACCTCCACTATTGTATCTGCCGGCATCACCCCTCCTAGCAGCCGCTCCACACGCCCACAAGAACTTACCCCGACGGCGCATTTCGATGTACGTGAACTAAATGTGAAACTGAATCCTTTAAATTTTCAGCCCTCTCAGCTTAAATGCTTATCTTCCGGCATTCCACATTTCTACCCCGCGGGAGGTGGCTCTCCGCAGGGTTTTCTGGGACGGACGCTGCTCTAGGTAGAGTTTTGCGCAGAGAAGTAGCCCGGGCCTCGGGGAGTGGTTGCATTGCAGAATGTCCATCTCCGGCCCTGGCTGACAACTGGCGCTGGCACTGGGAAGTCCTTCTAATTCCCGCCACCAGGGGGCAGAGCAAAGCCACCTCATATTCCAGTGCTTGCCGTCTCTCGCGTCCCCACAGCGCACTCAGACCTTCTAACCTTGCCAATGGTTAACTACCTCCGCTTTACCCCCGCACCTGTTGAGTTTTCAATCCGAAGTTCTTGTCTCATCTTCCTTCTTTACTTGACACAGTGCCCATTCTGGTCTTTGAACCCTCACTCTCTCCTGGGACGCCACCCTCCTAATGGCACATATCTACCAATCACCACTGCCCCAGGAAGGCAATACTTATCAAAGATGCCCAACATCCATGCCGCGCCATCTTTTTTCCCCTCGTGGATGTTGTGTCTCCGATGCTGTTACAAGGACGTTTTACATTTCATCTGTGCACAAAGGTTTTTGTTCGAGAATAAACTTTTGTGACATGACTTTAATGCCAGTAAATCATCTTTACCCTAGTGATCAAAGTCGGTTGGAAGCAGAGTCTTTGACCATCCCTAAGGCAAAGGGAGATACCCAATACCCCACCCATCAAACAGCACTAAACTCCCACCATCCCATCTCCTTGAGGGCCAGCCCAATCATTACCTAATTCCTGCACCAAGCATACCGTGGTTCAATTCTGTCAATATTAACCCTCTCTAGGAGAGGTGAAATTTAGTGTGCCTTAGAATGTAATTTAGTGTTATTTGGAACTTCACagcacctccctccccacccttgGTCGTGTCTACAGGAGGCCTCGAGAATACAACATCCCCAACTTCTGGGCCATCCTACTTTCTTGCAATGACCTGTTCAGGAACAGCGACAGTACCTCCCTTCATCCATTTGACTCTTGAACCAGCTGGCACAACCTCCAAATTACTATCTCAGTATAACAACAATAATTATCTATGTGTTTcccatcactgcactgtaaaccacTTCACAATACTCTTCAGCATTTTAAATACACTctggtatttatgtatatttattcCATATCCGTACTTTAATTTCTAAGTTTATTTTTTATACAATGCTTTATAATTGTTGGATATTGTCTTTTTTTCTTGCAAGTCACACCAGTGCACCATAGCAAGTTCCTAACACATGGCAGATAGAGTCAATCCTTGACTCCAGAGTCacggaaaagtacaacacagaatctggcccttcagcccatctagaccataTTAAGCCATTTAAAATCCTTCATCCCATCGATCTGcagccagaccatagccctcctcacccctcccgtccatgtacctatccaaacttctcttcagctTTGAAATTGCACTAAGGTGGACTTCCTTTATTCTAATTGTGATCTTTCTTGTAAAAGTTAAATATAGTTTTTGTTTAGTTGTTGCTGTTTCTTGTGAATATTGCATCTCTGATTGCTATACCTGCGATGCTGCGGCAAGCAAGATATTCATTACATGCCCATGCATTCTCACACTTGTTCAAATGGTTCAAGTTAACATCAgagcatacaacctgaaattcttactctccacagaaTACTGAACCCCAAAGAATGATTGATAGAAATATCAGAACCCCTCCCCCTCTGTGACCATCCTTTTCCTACAGGCACCCCAACTTCCTTTGCCTTACAGGCACTGACTGATCTACTGAGTGTTCTCGATACCCaggctgtgtgtgtt is from Hypanus sabinus isolate sHypSab1 chromosome 5, sHypSab1.hap1, whole genome shotgun sequence and encodes:
- the LOC132394686 gene encoding lymphotoxin-alpha-like, which encodes MAGTRTLDRSLLWYSALLTVLLVFTNLALGLYFRRLGLQCFHFPPLRPANCSHEFPRSPIRITDTQEGDLIGKPAAHLTGCSGVGDPSEEDTPGLQALRWDFSKGTAYTNMVYANGQLHIPRQGLYYVYSQVAFYLVCEERGTRGAGDGGGTVLVHNIYRWSDTYPEPIPLLTATKSACGGHGDWHATISQGGLFFLRHTDRLFVAVNQPDMVQRQEQRTFFGAFMV